The DNA window GTCATCAACGTCTCCTTGTGCTGCGGCGTACGTAACGCCAGCTCGCGAATGAACTTGATCGGCTCTCGCGCATTGCCTGCCTGCACCAGATAGTGCATCAGGGCTTGTACCTGCGATTCCGTCGCCAGACCAGTCAATAATAATTCGCTCAGTTTGTCGAGGAGCTGCGCCAGATCGCGTTGTCGAATATGTTTTTGCAGTAACTCCAGCGTCGCCATGCGCTGGTGGGTGGCAATGTCGTCATCCGGAATGACGGTAATGTCCGCCAGCGGAAACGCCCCATGATAAAGGTGGCCGGCCAGCTCCGGAGCGACGAATTCATCGAGCCAGCGCAGTGAGAACGGGTAGGGGCTTACCAGACCGTGGTAGAAGAGAACAGGGATCACCAGCGGCAGCCGATCGTGGCCGGCATCAAGGTGGCGCTGCATGGCGGCGATGGCGTAGCGCATCAGACGAAAGGCCATATGCCGGTCGGGCGTGCTCTGGTGTTCGATAAGCGCATAAATATAGCCGTCTCCCGCCGTGGTTTTCAGGGAATACAGAATGTCGGCGTAAAAGGGACGCAGATCGTCTTCGACAAAATGCCCGGACTCGAGATGCAGCGTACGCAGATCGCACACTTTAAGCAGCGTCTCGGGCAGGTACAGCCGCAGAAAATCGCGGGCGGTATCAGGGTGGGAGAGATAGGTCTTAAATACGGCATCGTGAGGCGTTGAGGTTGGTTTTTTCATGTTCATCCGTCCAGTGGATTGAGCGTTAGATGAACAGTAGCACTGCAAGACGGGCGGGAGGGATTGGCGTGGAAGATCTGGAATCAGCTACGTAAAAAAAGCGCCGCGTAGCGCGGCGCGGGTGGCTTAGCTCACGATCTCAAGGACCTGCTCCGGTGGTCGGCCAATACGCGCCTGGCCGCGGCTGACGACAATTGGGCGTTCGATGAGCTTAGGGTTGTCGACCATCGCCTGTATCAGCGCGGCGTCGCTGAGCGCCGGGTTGGCAAGATTGAGCGATTTATACAGATCCTCTTTCTGGCGCATGAGCTCGCGGGGGCTCTCCATACCCAGCAGCTGCAGCAGTTGACGCAGCGTCCCGGCATCCGGTGGCGTCTCAAGATAAAGCACCACCTCAGGATCGATGCCGTGGCTCTTCAACAGGCTCAGCGTTTCGCGGCTCTTCGAGCAGCGTGGGTTATGGTAAATTTTTACCGCGTCGGTCATGGGGTCTCCTTACATTTTTTGGTAGGGGCGGAAGCGGGCCTGTAGCTCACGTAGCTGGTCGATGCGGGCATCGTAGCGGGCCTGCTGCAGACTACCGAGTTTCACTTGCGAGCTGGCGCTGCTGAGCAGGGAAATCGCCTGTTCCAGCTGGCCGACCAGCGCCATGCTTTCTGCCCGCGCCGCCAGCTCCTGGTCGCGATTGCCCAGGGCGCCTTCCGCCTGCGCCAGCAGGTCCCAGCCGTTGCCATCCTCTTTATAGGTAAAGGTATAACGATTCAGGATGGTCGCCGCTTCCCCGGGCTGTCCGCCCTGCAGGAGGGCGTTGGCCAGGTTCAACTGCAGCACCGGATTGGTGCGCAGTTCACGAGCGTTTTTAAGGCGGTTGATGGCGTCGCCGGTTTTCTTCTGTCCGAGGTCGATATCGGTGGCCAGATCGAGATACCAGGGATTTTGCGGATCGGCGCTGAGCAGCGGCTGCAGCGTTTTGCGCGCCTGGTCAAAGTTGTTGCTTTCCATCGCCAGCAGGGCGCGGCCATACTGCGCGGCATGCTGCTGGCGGATATTGCCTTTATCCCAGGCGTTGAGCAGATCGGTGCCTAGCTTATTGTCGCCGTTGGTGTACATTCCGAGGGTACGCGCCTTCGCCAGATAGAAGTCCGCTGAGGACTGCACGACAACCGGGCGCATCTGGTTGGCGCGGTTACGAGCATCGGCAAGCCGGCTTTCCGGCAGGGGGTGGGTGAGCAGCATTTCCGGCGGCCGCGTTGAGTAGCGCGATTCATCAAGCAGTTTACCCATAAACATCGGCATGGCCTGCGGGTCGAATCCTGAGCGTTGCAGAACCTGAATACCGATCCGGTCGGCCTCTTCTTCGTTCTGACGGGTGAAGCTGATCATGCCCTGTTGGGTGCCGGCCAGCGTCCCGGTCAGCGCCGCCATCCCGGCCTGCGGGCTGGCCATCGCCAGCAGAATTGAACCCAGCGCGCCGACCCAGGTCAGCGGCGCATTGCGTTTCTGATCTTCCATTGCGCGGGCGAGATGCCGCTGCGTAACGTGGGAAATTTCGTGCGCCATGACAGAGGCCAGTTCGCTCTCGTTATCGGAGTAGCGGAACAGGGCGGAGTGGAGGACCACATTGCCGCCGAAGAAGGCGAAGGCGTTAATTTGGTCGTTATTAATCAAATAGAAGTGGAATGGGGTGCGTACCGAATTCGCATGCGAGACCAGACGCATGCCCAGCCCGTTGATATATTGCACCAGCAGAGGGTCGTTGATCAGCGGCGCGCTGCCGCGCAGCTGGCGGACGTAGTAATCCCCCATCTGCATTTCCTGACCAATCGACAACGTGCTTCCTGCGGAGGTCCCCATGTCCGGCAGGGTATCTGCGGAGTCAGCAAAAGCAGGGCCTAACGAACCCAGCGTCAGCGACGCGATCACGGTCGCCACCAGCGTTTTCTTCAACTGCCTGAACATAACCTCTGTCCTGTAATGTGGGTGTGCCAGTTTGACCGATTGTGCGACGCAATGTTCCCTGGCCGCATCCCAGCGAGTTTAGCTGGCGTTAGACGCATTGAAAATAGGTTCTTCACGGCGGAGACGGGTTTGTCTGCTGCGCATCAAAAAGCGAAGTCTTTTTTGTGACATTTCGATACAATTCCCCCGTTTGTCGCCGCGTTGCGCTTCAGGGAAGGTTTTATGCTCGAGATGTTAATGCAGTGGTACCGCCGTCGATTCAGCGACCCTGAGGCGATAGCGCTGCTGGTTATTTTGCTTGCCGGTTTCGGCATCATGTTCTTTTTCAGCGGCCTGCTGGCCCCGTTACTGGTGGCTATCGTGCTGGCCTATCTGCTGGAGTGGCCGACCGTTCGCCTGGAGCGCATCGGCCTGTCGCGCACCTGGGCGACCTCGCTGGTGCTAATCCTCTTTGTGGGTATTCTGCTCTTGCTGGCCTTTGTGGTGCTGCCGGTGGCCTGGCAGCAGGGGATCTACCTTATCCGCGATATGCCGGGCATGCTTAACAAGCTCTCTGATTTCGCCGCCACGCTGCCGCGGCGCTATCCGGCGTTGATGGATGCCGGCATCATCGATGCGATGGCGGAAAATATGCGCACCCGGATGCTGACGGTGGGCGACTCGGTGGTCAAGTATTCTCTCGCCTCGCTGGTGGGGCTGCTCACGCTGGCGGTCTATCTGGTGCTGGTGCCGCTGATGGTCTTCTTCCTGCTGAAGGATAAAGAGCAGATGCTCAACGCGGTACGCCGCGTGCTGCCGCGAAACCGCGGTCTGGCCGGGCAGGTGTGGAAGGAGATGAACCAGCAAATCACCAACTACATTCGCGGTAAGGTGCTGGAGATGATTGTCGTCAGCGTCGCCACCTGGATTGGCTTTATCCTTTTCGGCCTCAACTACTCGCTGCTGTTGGCGGTGCTGGTGGGCTTCTCGGTGCTGATCCCCTATATCGGCGCGTTTGTGGTGACCATTCCGGTGGTAGGGGTGGCGCTGTTTCAGTTTGGCGCAGGCACCGAGTTCTGGAGTCTGTTCGCGGTCTATCTGATTATTCAGGGACTGGATGGTAACCTGCTGGTACCGGTGCTGTTCTCGGAAGCAGTGAATCTGCACCCGCTGGTGATTATCCTGTCGGTGGTGATCTTTGGCGGTTTGTGGGGATTCTGGGGAGTCTTCTTCGCCATTCCGCTGGCCACGTTAATTAAAGCGGTGGTGCATGCCTGGCCGGATGGTCTGGTCGTCGACGACGACTAAGGCATTGAGGATAAAAAAAGACGCCGGGCGAGGTTTTCTCCCCCGGCGTCTTGCTTTGCATCAGGCGTTTTCTTTCAGCCAGTTCAACACCACGTCGTGGTGATTGCTGGTTTTGAAGTCATCAAAGACGTGTTCGATTTTGCCATCGGCATCGACGAGGAAGCTGATACGGTGGATCCCGTCGTAGGTTTTCCCCATAAAGGATTTTTCGCCCCAGACGCCAAACTGCTCGCAAACCTGATGGTTTTCATCAGACAGCAGCGTAAAGTTCAGCAGCTCTTTTTCGGCGAAACGGGAGAGCTTTTCCGGTTTATCGGTGCTGATGCCCAGCACTTCCACACCGGCTTTTTTCAGGTCGTCCATATTATCGCGCAAGCCGCACGCCTGGACGGTGCAGCCCGGGGTCATGGCTTTCGGGTAAAAATAAACCAGGACACGCTGTCCCTGGAAGTCGGTTAAATTTACTTCCTCGCCGTCCTGGTCCGGTAAGCTAAATTTCGGTGCAAGATCACCGGCTTTCAGTGGGGTCATGGGTTAAACTCCATCCTGTTCATCATGCTGTGAATAATTAACGATGTTAATACTGCCTTGTGCGTTGAGTTCTGTACATAGGGCTTTGAACGCTTGTTCGATATTTGCTGCATTTTGCGTCGCAGGGCTGTGAGCCGTTATCTGGATAAAAAGCTGCGCGGAATCGCCGTCTCCCGGCTGCGTGCGGGACACCAGTTCCGCGATATTCATATTCCATGTATCGCACAGGGCAGTGAAGCGCTCGATGATATGCGGTGAGTCCGGCACCTCAACCTGGACCCAGACGGTGTTTGGCATGGCCTGCGGCGGGCGCGCGGTGGTGCGTTTCATCACGATCAACAGCTCCAGCTCCGCGCCTTTCAGCGGCAGGGTTGATTCGATCAGGTTAATCGCATTCCACGAACCGGAAAGCAGCATGATAAACGTAAACTCATCACCGAGCATGGCCAGCCGGCTGTCTTCGATATTACAACCGCAGCTGCTGACGTGGCGAGTGATCGTATTCACGATGCCGGGACGGTCAGCCCCCAGGGCGGTAATAACCAGATAGTGTTGTAATGAGGCTGTCAAACCTGTTCTTCCTTTAAAAAGGTGAGGTAACATTAGGAAAGCATAAAAAAAACCGCCATACAACATCCCTGATGGCGTCGGGTCTCTTGCTTTTATTGCAGCTCCAAACGTAACATTGAGAATCTTGTCGCACTTCTGCTCTGAGGATG is part of the Klebsiella quasipneumoniae subsp. quasipneumoniae genome and encodes:
- the bepA gene encoding beta-barrel assembly-enhancing protease; protein product: MFRQLKKTLVATVIASLTLGSLGPAFADSADTLPDMGTSAGSTLSIGQEMQMGDYYVRQLRGSAPLINDPLLVQYINGLGMRLVSHANSVRTPFHFYLINNDQINAFAFFGGNVVLHSALFRYSDNESELASVMAHEISHVTQRHLARAMEDQKRNAPLTWVGALGSILLAMASPQAGMAALTGTLAGTQQGMISFTRQNEEEADRIGIQVLQRSGFDPQAMPMFMGKLLDESRYSTRPPEMLLTHPLPESRLADARNRANQMRPVVVQSSADFYLAKARTLGMYTNGDNKLGTDLLNAWDKGNIRQQHAAQYGRALLAMESNNFDQARKTLQPLLSADPQNPWYLDLATDIDLGQKKTGDAINRLKNARELRTNPVLQLNLANALLQGGQPGEAATILNRYTFTYKEDGNGWDLLAQAEGALGNRDQELAARAESMALVGQLEQAISLLSSASSQVKLGSLQQARYDARIDQLRELQARFRPYQKM
- the arsC gene encoding arsenate reductase (glutaredoxin) (This arsenate reductase requires both glutathione and glutaredoxin to convert arsenate to arsenite, after which the efflux transporter formed by ArsA and ArsB can extrude the arsenite from the cell, providing resistance.); the protein is MTDAVKIYHNPRCSKSRETLSLLKSHGIDPEVVLYLETPPDAGTLRQLLQLLGMESPRELMRQKEDLYKSLNLANPALSDAALIQAMVDNPKLIERPIVVSRGQARIGRPPEQVLEIVS
- a CDS encoding Rpn family recombination-promoting nuclease/putative transposase is translated as MKKPTSTPHDAVFKTYLSHPDTARDFLRLYLPETLLKVCDLRTLHLESGHFVEDDLRPFYADILYSLKTTAGDGYIYALIEHQSTPDRHMAFRLMRYAIAAMQRHLDAGHDRLPLVIPVLFYHGLVSPYPFSLRWLDEFVAPELAGHLYHGAFPLADITVIPDDDIATHQRMATLELLQKHIRQRDLAQLLDKLSELLLTGLATESQVQALMHYLVQAGNAREPIKFIRELALRTPQHKETLMTIAEYLEQQGLERGLAQGLAQGRQEGRKEEAQRIAAAMLHSGLARDLVARLTGLTEEELTPQAD
- a CDS encoding glycine cleavage system transcriptional repressor yields the protein MTASLQHYLVITALGADRPGIVNTITRHVSSCGCNIEDSRLAMLGDEFTFIMLLSGSWNAINLIESTLPLKGAELELLIVMKRTTARPPQAMPNTVWVQVEVPDSPHIIERFTALCDTWNMNIAELVSRTQPGDGDSAQLFIQITAHSPATQNAANIEQAFKALCTELNAQGSINIVNYSQHDEQDGV
- the bcp gene encoding thioredoxin-dependent thiol peroxidase; translated protein: MTPLKAGDLAPKFSLPDQDGEEVNLTDFQGQRVLVYFYPKAMTPGCTVQACGLRDNMDDLKKAGVEVLGISTDKPEKLSRFAEKELLNFTLLSDENHQVCEQFGVWGEKSFMGKTYDGIHRISFLVDADGKIEHVFDDFKTSNHHDVVLNWLKENA
- a CDS encoding AI-2E family transporter: MLEMLMQWYRRRFSDPEAIALLVILLAGFGIMFFFSGLLAPLLVAIVLAYLLEWPTVRLERIGLSRTWATSLVLILFVGILLLLAFVVLPVAWQQGIYLIRDMPGMLNKLSDFAATLPRRYPALMDAGIIDAMAENMRTRMLTVGDSVVKYSLASLVGLLTLAVYLVLVPLMVFFLLKDKEQMLNAVRRVLPRNRGLAGQVWKEMNQQITNYIRGKVLEMIVVSVATWIGFILFGLNYSLLLAVLVGFSVLIPYIGAFVVTIPVVGVALFQFGAGTEFWSLFAVYLIIQGLDGNLLVPVLFSEAVNLHPLVIILSVVIFGGLWGFWGVFFAIPLATLIKAVVHAWPDGLVVDDD